TCGGTCTCGCGAACGAGGAGAGCAGCCGCCTCCTCGTTGAGGTGCCCCGCGCGCATCGCGGCAAGCACCGACGGCATCTCGTTGACGAGGACTCGGGCCTGGTGAACCAGGCGTTGACCGGACAACGGGTGGCGTCTGCGGGCGAACGCGATCCCGGTCCCGGTATGCCGATCGGACCGGTCGTGGGGGATGCCGGGTCGGCGAGCCCGGGTGTCTTCGGAGGATGCTGCGGTCAGCTCGATCTGTCGAGCGGTGATGGCGTCCTTGAGGTATTCGAGCTCTTGGACCAGCCCCTGCTGGATCCGGGGCGAATCAAATTGTCCAGCAGTGGCATTCACCTCGGCACGCCACCGTTGCACAGTGGCGATCGAGGCCTGCTCAGCCTCGTCCAGAAGGTGCGTCCCGTCCATGCAAAGACGCTATAACCGACCACCGACAGCATCGCGAGAGATCATGCTGGGATGACGATTGATGCCAGCAGCCCACCCGCCCTGGCGCGTTTCGTTCGTGACCAACGACGAGGCGTCGTCGCGACCGTCTCTGCCGCTGGCCACCCCGAAGCCGCACTTGTCGGGCTGACAGCGTTGGACGACGGCACGCTGATCTTCGACAGCCACCAGTCCTTCCGCAAGGTGGCCAACCTGCAGGCGGCGAGCACGGTCGCGGTCGTGGTGGGCCTTGATGGGCAGGTCAGTGTGCAGGTTGAGGGCACTGCACGCATTGCGGTCGCACCCGACGAACGACGCATCCAGCGATCC
The window above is part of the Branchiibius hedensis genome. Proteins encoded here:
- a CDS encoding pyridoxamine 5'-phosphate oxidase family protein, with amino-acid sequence MTIDASSPPALARFVRDQRRGVVATVSAAGHPEAALVGLTALDDGTLIFDSHQSFRKVANLQAASTVAVVVGLDGQVSVQVEGTARIAVAPDERRIQRSRHRGRGEVGRRGARRLKRIHLSSGEPR